From Haloarcula hispanica ATCC 33960, the proteins below share one genomic window:
- a CDS encoding GMC family oxidoreductase, with product MDREPSERADVCVVGAGPAGALVASQLASDGRDVVVLEAGPRFDRSKREQQMEQAIRPGDHGSVWEMGGDRDAFSASGERYYPLNISRVKGVGGSTLHWQGMVMRLHPSDFDGSHDTDDPAWPISYDDLRPYYADAERALGVAGDADNPFAPPRDGAYPLPGFPPSYSDSLFAEACEQLGITMHSVPNARNSEPYDGRGPCVGYGTCQPVCPSGAKYDASVHIEDAEAEGARVIDRAPVQRLVTDTDGRVEAAVYATPDGTEHRQTAREFVIAAGGVETPRLLLLSESDGYPDGLANSSGLVGHYFMDHLFAGAGGTLDRETRQNHVGFLTSECHQFYDDPGQAVERVADGETVVGATDEALSPLKLEFLNYAGPSPVELALSGEEWGDTLLSSLRESYGNSIAMGGLVGQPPRKENRVTLDTSTTDDHGNPVPDIQWSWGERLERSLSRANEIQRAVLSELGVDISWTVGPADTGPAYHHMGTTRMGTEPEKSVVNPQLQTHDVANLSIASSSVFVTAGSMNPTLTIAALALKCADHVSERL from the coding sequence ATGGACCGGGAGCCGTCCGAGCGGGCGGATGTCTGTGTCGTCGGGGCCGGGCCGGCAGGGGCACTCGTCGCGAGCCAACTCGCCAGCGACGGTCGCGACGTGGTCGTGCTGGAGGCCGGGCCGCGGTTCGACAGGTCGAAGCGCGAGCAGCAGATGGAACAGGCGATCCGGCCCGGCGACCACGGCTCTGTCTGGGAGATGGGCGGGGACCGCGACGCATTCAGTGCGAGCGGCGAGCGGTACTACCCGCTGAATATCTCGCGAGTGAAAGGGGTCGGCGGGTCGACGCTGCACTGGCAGGGGATGGTGATGCGGTTGCACCCGTCGGATTTCGACGGGAGCCACGACACCGACGACCCGGCGTGGCCGATCAGCTACGACGACCTGCGGCCGTACTACGCCGACGCCGAGCGGGCGCTGGGGGTCGCCGGGGACGCGGACAACCCCTTCGCACCACCGCGGGACGGTGCGTACCCGTTGCCCGGCTTTCCGCCGTCGTACAGCGATTCGTTGTTTGCTGAGGCCTGCGAGCAACTGGGCATCACGATGCACTCCGTTCCTAACGCCCGGAACTCCGAACCGTACGATGGCCGGGGGCCATGCGTCGGCTACGGGACCTGCCAACCGGTCTGTCCGTCCGGCGCGAAATACGACGCCAGCGTCCACATCGAGGACGCCGAGGCCGAGGGGGCACGCGTCATCGACCGCGCGCCGGTCCAGCGCCTCGTTACTGACACCGACGGACGCGTCGAAGCAGCCGTCTACGCGACACCGGACGGGACCGAACACCGACAGACGGCCCGCGAGTTCGTCATCGCGGCGGGCGGCGTCGAGACGCCGCGACTCCTCCTGCTATCGGAGAGCGACGGCTACCCGGACGGACTGGCGAACAGTTCGGGACTGGTCGGCCACTACTTCATGGACCACCTGTTTGCCGGCGCTGGCGGCACCCTCGACCGGGAGACACGCCAGAACCACGTCGGCTTTCTCACGAGCGAGTGCCACCAGTTCTACGACGACCCCGGGCAGGCAGTCGAGCGCGTCGCGGACGGCGAGACGGTGGTCGGGGCCACCGACGAGGCGCTGTCACCCCTCAAACTGGAGTTTCTGAACTACGCCGGTCCGTCGCCGGTCGAACTCGCGCTCTCCGGCGAGGAGTGGGGCGATACGCTGCTGTCGAGCCTCCGCGAGAGCTACGGCAACAGCATCGCGATGGGCGGGCTGGTCGGCCAGCCGCCGCGGAAGGAAAACCGGGTGACGCTGGACACGTCGACGACAGACGATCACGGCAATCCGGTTCCAGATATCCAGTGGTCGTGGGGCGAGCGACTGGAACGGTCGCTCAGTCGTGCGAACGAGATTCAACGCGCCGTGCTGTCGGAGCTGGGCGTCGACATCTCGTGGACGGTCGGGCCAGCGGACACCGGGCCGGCGTACCACCACATGGGCACGACGCGGATGGGGACTGAGCCTGAAAAGAGCGTCGTCAACCCACAGTTGCAGACCCACGACGTGGCGAATCTCTCAATCGCGTCCTCGTCGGTGTTCGTCACCGCCGGGTCGATGAACCCGACGCTGACTATCGCCGCGCTGGCGCTGAAGTGTGCTGACCACGTTTCCGAACGGCTTTAA
- a CDS encoding twin-arginine translocase TatA/TatE family subunit: protein MPGTTEMMVILLIAVLLFGANKIPKLARSTGEAMGEFQKGREEVEQELEEMREGGAAEGADASTVDSAESTETATETET, encoded by the coding sequence ATGCCCGGGACGACGGAGATGATGGTCATCCTCCTCATCGCCGTCCTGCTGTTCGGCGCGAACAAGATTCCGAAACTAGCGCGGTCGACCGGCGAAGCCATGGGCGAGTTCCAGAAGGGGCGCGAAGAAGTCGAGCAGGAACTCGAAGAGATGCGTGAGGGCGGCGCTGCAGAAGGGGCCGATGCATCCACCGTGGACTCGGCCGAGTCGACCGAGACGGCGACGGAAACCGAGACGTAA
- a CDS encoding peroxiredoxin gives MVSVGDAAPDFTAPIANGDVDEITLSEAVDDGPVVLAFFPGAFTSVCSHEMNSFQDRLDELTEAGATLYGVSIDTPFSQNAFRDELGLEFDLVSDSGREIVDAYDISMDFEALGVPNVAKRAVFVIDEDREVTYAWVSDDPGVEPDYDEVIDAAT, from the coding sequence ATGGTATCAGTCGGAGACGCTGCACCCGATTTCACGGCACCGATTGCCAATGGCGACGTTGATGAGATAACGCTATCCGAGGCAGTTGACGATGGGCCGGTCGTGCTCGCGTTCTTCCCGGGCGCGTTCACCAGCGTTTGCAGTCACGAGATGAACTCGTTCCAGGACCGACTCGACGAACTCACCGAGGCGGGGGCGACGCTGTACGGTGTCAGCATCGATACGCCGTTCTCACAGAACGCGTTCCGTGACGAACTGGGACTCGAGTTCGACCTCGTCAGCGACTCCGGGCGCGAAATCGTCGACGCCTACGACATTTCGATGGACTTCGAGGCGCTGGGCGTTCCGAACGTCGCCAAGCGGGCCGTCTTCGTTATCGACGAAGACCGGGAAGTCACGTACGCCTGGGTCAGCGACGACCCTGGCGTCGAACCGGACTACGACGAAGTTATCGACGCCGCCACCTGA
- a CDS encoding HD domain-containing protein, translating to MSVDRDNASGRIYDPEADHAFPDGRLNAVLDTITTDEEIQAYLEAQNINPVARKQYNDHGAKHIGIVRNRALCLYDLLKQGGVEFNGAADHGLDEADEAVIIALATTLHDIGHVVHRDSHPYYSIPLAADILDDILPEFYGIRQAVQVKGEVLHAILCHHTEENPLTLEAGVVRVADALDMERGRSRIPYKHGGRGIDTVSSQAIETVTLSPGDDYPVLVEISMNNAAGVYQVDNLLKAKLRDSGLEEHVRIVALNTREDGNQIVERIEL from the coding sequence ATGAGCGTTGATAGAGACAATGCCAGCGGCCGGATTTACGACCCCGAGGCAGACCACGCGTTCCCGGACGGGCGACTGAACGCAGTTCTCGACACTATTACGACTGACGAGGAGATCCAGGCGTATCTCGAAGCCCAGAACATCAATCCCGTCGCGCGCAAACAGTACAACGACCACGGCGCGAAACACATCGGTATCGTTCGGAACCGAGCACTGTGCCTGTATGACCTCCTCAAGCAGGGCGGCGTCGAGTTCAACGGTGCGGCCGACCACGGCCTCGACGAGGCTGACGAGGCTGTCATCATCGCACTTGCGACGACGCTCCACGACATCGGGCACGTCGTCCACCGCGATTCACACCCGTACTATTCGATCCCGCTGGCGGCTGACATCCTCGATGACATCCTCCCGGAGTTCTACGGCATCCGTCAGGCGGTTCAGGTAAAGGGTGAGGTTCTCCATGCCATTCTCTGCCATCACACCGAGGAAAACCCGCTGACGCTGGAAGCCGGCGTCGTTCGCGTCGCCGACGCGCTGGACATGGAGCGCGGTCGGTCGCGCATTCCGTACAAGCACGGCGGCCGCGGTATCGATACCGTCTCCAGCCAGGCCATCGAGACGGTTACGCTGAGCCCAGGCGACGACTATCCCGTCCTCGTCGAAATTTCGATGAACAACGCGGCCGGCGTCTACCAGGTCGATAATCTTCTGAAAGCCAAACTCAGGGACTCTGGCTTGGAAGAACACGTCCGTATCGTCGCGCTCAACACCCGGGAGGACGGCAATCAGATCGTCGAGCGAATCGAACTCTAA
- a CDS encoding serine-tRNA(Ala) deacylase AlaX, producing MTGIAAAEPTVTTFTSTVERTDTTAVVLTETYFYAEGGGQPADRGTLGGVEVVDVQHRNGDIVHELAEPPAFDPGETVEGQIDTAFRTYCMRAHTASHVLYGAGRRLLSDLGYGGFDISATVPEDAGDDDFGPAITGKVRVDFETTTEIDDETLTELERLTNRAVWESYDVTWEEIPRDEALDRDDIAFNTKTEEGIEGETVRVVTIEDWDVAACGGTHVGNTREIGPVTVLGRSNPGEGLTRVEFAVGPRAIRQRATEHERAMAAAQSLDTNVAELPDAVDSLQSERDDLRDTVSALRERLVDSRLADLRDEAIEMDGQRWLVGTVAGLDANGLADRAEQAVGDEVDVAALVDADGQYLGVATTGGVDAGAVVDRVTSEFGGGGGGRPTVAQGGGLAAEGDDIVAFLRDVSAAPDHGD from the coding sequence ATGACGGGAATAGCCGCAGCCGAGCCCACTGTGACGACGTTCACGTCGACTGTCGAGCGTACCGACACGACCGCTGTCGTGCTAACGGAGACGTACTTCTACGCCGAAGGCGGCGGCCAGCCGGCCGATCGGGGAACTCTCGGTGGCGTTGAAGTCGTCGACGTCCAGCACCGAAACGGCGATATCGTCCACGAACTGGCCGAGCCGCCGGCGTTCGACCCGGGCGAGACGGTCGAAGGCCAGATCGACACGGCGTTTCGGACGTACTGTATGCGTGCCCACACGGCCAGCCACGTCCTCTACGGCGCTGGTCGCCGGCTGCTGTCGGACCTCGGCTACGGCGGCTTCGACATCAGCGCGACGGTCCCGGAAGACGCCGGTGACGACGACTTTGGGCCGGCTATCACCGGGAAGGTGCGGGTAGATTTCGAGACGACGACCGAAATCGACGACGAGACACTCACCGAACTTGAGCGGCTGACTAACCGCGCCGTCTGGGAGTCCTACGACGTGACCTGGGAAGAAATCCCGCGTGACGAGGCACTGGACCGCGACGATATCGCGTTCAATACGAAGACCGAAGAGGGAATCGAGGGCGAGACAGTCCGGGTCGTCACCATCGAAGACTGGGACGTGGCGGCCTGCGGTGGGACACACGTCGGGAACACGCGAGAGATCGGACCGGTGACGGTGCTCGGTCGATCCAATCCCGGCGAGGGGCTGACTCGTGTCGAGTTCGCCGTCGGGCCGCGAGCAATCCGTCAGCGGGCGACCGAACACGAGCGGGCGATGGCTGCCGCCCAGTCGCTGGATACGAACGTTGCCGAACTCCCGGATGCTGTCGATAGCCTCCAGTCAGAGCGCGACGATCTCCGGGACACGGTGTCGGCCCTTCGAGAGCGTCTCGTCGATTCTCGTCTCGCTGACCTGCGTGACGAGGCCATCGAGATGGACGGGCAGCGGTGGCTCGTCGGCACCGTGGCAGGGCTCGACGCGAACGGACTGGCCGACCGAGCGGAGCAAGCCGTCGGTGATGAGGTCGACGTGGCCGCGCTGGTGGACGCCGACGGCCAGTATCTGGGTGTCGCGACGACAGGCGGCGTCGATGCCGGCGCGGTGGTCGACCGAGTGACGTCGGAGTTCGGTGGCGGTGGCGGCGGGCGGCCGACGGTGGCACAGGGCGGGGGACTCGCTGCTGAGGGGGACGATATCGTCGCGTTCCTCCGGGACGTGTCAGCGGCGCCAGACCACGGCGACTGA
- a CDS encoding DMT family transporter, which translates to MRFRNAILFVALAVAWGSAFTAIKAGLEYFPPVLFAAFRYDLAGLLMLGYAVYATDQWLPKSRTDWIVVGIGGSLLIAAYHIFLFVGEQGTTSAAAAIVVSLSPILTTGFARAFLPDERLTALGIVGLLIGFVGVGVLSNPDPGNLLDPRTVSLFLVFLATTSFALGSVLTRRFDDDLEIETMEAWSMLLGAVLMHGVSLGASESIADVQWTAEAVLALLYLVIVASALGFLIYFDLLERLGPIEINLVSYAAPVVAAATGLLFLGETPTVYTGVGFACILVGFALLKRDALRNEVARFSGTPNRGD; encoded by the coding sequence ATGCGGTTCCGCAACGCCATCCTCTTCGTCGCGCTCGCCGTCGCCTGGGGCAGCGCCTTCACTGCTATCAAAGCCGGGCTGGAGTACTTCCCGCCGGTCCTGTTTGCGGCGTTCCGGTACGACCTCGCCGGGCTGTTGATGCTCGGCTACGCGGTGTACGCTACCGACCAGTGGCTCCCGAAGAGTCGGACCGACTGGATCGTTGTGGGTATCGGCGGCTCACTCCTGATCGCCGCGTACCACATCTTCCTGTTCGTCGGCGAGCAGGGTACCACCAGCGCCGCCGCCGCTATCGTCGTCAGCCTCTCGCCGATTCTCACGACTGGGTTCGCCCGCGCGTTCCTCCCGGACGAACGGCTCACGGCGCTGGGTATCGTCGGCCTGCTCATCGGGTTCGTCGGTGTCGGCGTTCTCAGCAACCCCGATCCGGGGAACCTTCTGGACCCCCGAACCGTGTCGCTGTTCTTGGTGTTCCTCGCAACCACGTCGTTCGCCCTCGGGAGCGTGCTGACCCGGCGGTTCGACGACGATTTAGAGATCGAGACGATGGAGGCGTGGTCGATGCTCCTCGGTGCGGTGCTTATGCACGGCGTCAGCCTCGGGGCCTCCGAGTCGATAGCTGACGTCCAGTGGACTGCTGAAGCCGTGCTGGCCCTGCTGTATCTGGTCATCGTCGCCAGCGCGCTTGGCTTCCTCATCTACTTCGACCTGCTGGAGCGACTCGGGCCCATCGAGATCAACCTCGTCTCCTACGCCGCGCCAGTCGTCGCCGCCGCCACTGGGCTGCTGTTCCTCGGTGAGACACCGACAGTCTACACGGGTGTCGGATTCGCCTGTATCCTCGTCGGGTTCGCGCTGTTGAAACGGGATGCGCTGCGAAACGAGGTCGCCCGGTTCAGCGGGACGCCGAACCGAGGCGATTGA
- the surE gene encoding 5'/3'-nucleotidase SurE — protein sequence MDEPTILLTNDDGIESAGLRAVYDGLSTVGDVTAVAPAEDQSAVGRAISHEVTVHEHELGYAVEGTPSDCVVAGLEALVTDTDLVVAGCNRGANLGAYVLGRSGTVSAAVEATFFDVPAMAVSMYIPVREDAAFADIEANGDSYGEAARATTYLADHAVDAGVFEQCDYLNINAPVAEWGDAQMTVTRPSHEYEMDAVQEGDAVTLHDRIWEHMAEGDIPDPEGTDRRAVVDGKVSVSPLTAPHTTEHHEALDAIAETYEPGDGGEAAD from the coding sequence ATGGACGAGCCGACGATTCTGCTGACGAACGACGACGGCATCGAGAGCGCCGGCCTCCGGGCGGTGTACGACGGTCTCTCGACAGTCGGCGACGTGACTGCGGTCGCCCCGGCGGAGGACCAGAGCGCGGTCGGCCGAGCTATTTCCCACGAAGTGACCGTCCACGAGCACGAGCTCGGCTACGCCGTCGAGGGAACGCCCTCGGACTGCGTCGTGGCGGGGCTCGAAGCGCTCGTCACCGACACCGACCTCGTGGTCGCGGGCTGTAACCGCGGGGCGAACCTCGGGGCGTACGTCCTCGGCCGCTCGGGGACCGTCAGCGCCGCCGTCGAAGCCACCTTCTTCGACGTGCCGGCGATGGCCGTCTCGATGTATATCCCGGTCCGCGAGGACGCTGCTTTCGCGGACATCGAGGCCAACGGCGACAGCTACGGCGAGGCCGCCAGGGCGACGACCTACCTCGCCGACCACGCCGTCGACGCCGGCGTGTTCGAGCAGTGTGACTACCTGAACATCAACGCCCCCGTTGCCGAGTGGGGCGACGCACAGATGACGGTCACGCGACCCTCGCACGAGTACGAGATGGACGCCGTCCAGGAAGGCGACGCCGTGACGCTCCACGACCGCATCTGGGAGCACATGGCTGAGGGCGACATTCCCGACCCCGAGGGGACCGACCGCCGTGCCGTCGTCGACGGGAAGGTCAGTGTCTCGCCGCTGACCGCGCCACACACGACGGAGCACCACGAAGCCCTCGACGCCATCGCAGAGACGTACGAGCCGGGCGACGGCGGCGAGGCGGCCGACTGA
- a CDS encoding small ribosomal subunit Rsm22 family protein gives MNQETRQQIRENAQYLRNVRPLDPEELHEYVEGQPHPAVVKQVLREEAFDLGIVEQDDGTFAPAPEGRLSVDFDGVERFPDRYEQQVIDLLTEWGGLEWHSGDSGDELRERIRDIKERYLQGQAVEYDELTALGYAVYHLPDYYAVAKYVLADLAADGLLPSQLRVLDVGAGVGGPALALRDLLPDDALLDYHAVEPSAAADVLESLLEDSGQNVRWEIHRAVAEEFDPSSPVPGDDSGGAGGDDSGGDSDGGDNNAEGYDLIIFGNVLSELDDAAATLYRYVEALADDGTLLALAPADRNTAIQLRQVEREVADGGPATVYGPTVRLWPHQSPDSESWSFDRKPDIEVPTMQQRLDDPAGGTGEFVNTDVQFAYSVLRTDGKRKHDVTPDRGIHAPMADAENYVTDRVNFLGVKLSHDLAEREGANPLYLLGDGSQQVDHFAVLTEASILNEVLRKADYGDLLSFENALVLWNDDEEAYNVVVDGETVVDRAR, from the coding sequence ATGAACCAGGAAACACGCCAGCAGATACGCGAAAACGCCCAGTACCTCCGCAACGTCCGACCGCTGGACCCCGAGGAGCTACACGAGTACGTCGAGGGCCAGCCCCACCCCGCCGTCGTCAAGCAGGTGCTTCGGGAGGAGGCGTTCGATTTGGGCATCGTCGAACAGGACGACGGGACCTTCGCTCCGGCACCTGAGGGTCGTCTTTCGGTAGATTTCGACGGTGTCGAGCGGTTCCCCGACCGCTACGAACAGCAGGTCATCGACCTGTTGACAGAGTGGGGCGGACTGGAGTGGCACAGCGGCGACAGCGGTGACGAACTCCGTGAGCGCATCCGCGACATCAAGGAGCGGTATCTCCAGGGCCAGGCCGTCGAGTACGACGAACTGACGGCGCTTGGCTACGCCGTCTATCACTTGCCCGACTACTACGCTGTGGCCAAGTACGTCCTTGCGGACCTCGCCGCCGACGGCCTGCTCCCGTCACAGCTCCGAGTTCTGGATGTCGGGGCCGGTGTCGGCGGCCCGGCGCTCGCCCTGCGCGACCTGCTTCCGGACGACGCGCTGCTCGACTACCACGCGGTCGAACCGAGCGCCGCCGCGGACGTGCTGGAGAGCCTACTGGAAGACAGCGGTCAGAACGTCCGCTGGGAGATTCACCGGGCGGTCGCCGAGGAGTTCGATCCGTCGTCGCCGGTTCCCGGCGACGACAGCGGTGGGGCTGGTGGCGATGACAGCGGCGGCGATAGCGATGGCGGCGACAACAACGCCGAGGGCTACGACCTCATCATCTTCGGCAACGTCCTCAGCGAACTCGACGACGCGGCGGCGACCCTCTACCGGTACGTCGAGGCGCTTGCCGACGACGGAACGTTGCTGGCGCTGGCCCCGGCTGACCGGAACACGGCCATACAGCTCCGCCAGGTCGAGCGCGAGGTGGCCGACGGCGGCCCGGCGACGGTGTACGGGCCGACGGTGCGGCTCTGGCCCCACCAGTCCCCCGACAGCGAATCGTGGTCGTTCGACCGCAAGCCCGACATCGAAGTGCCGACGATGCAACAGCGCCTCGACGACCCGGCGGGCGGAACGGGCGAGTTCGTCAATACGGACGTGCAGTTCGCCTACAGCGTCCTCCGGACCGACGGCAAGCGAAAGCACGACGTGACGCCGGACCGGGGCATCCACGCGCCGATGGCCGACGCCGAGAACTACGTCACCGACCGGGTGAACTTCCTCGGCGTCAAGCTCAGCCACGACCTCGCCGAACGGGAGGGGGCCAACCCGCTGTACCTGCTGGGCGACGGGAGCCAGCAGGTCGACCACTTCGCCGTGCTCACGGAGGCGTCGATACTGAACGAGGTCCTCCGGAAAGCCGACTACGGCGACCTGCTGTCCTTCGAGAACGCGCTGGTGCTCTGGAACGACGACGAGGAGGCCTACAACGTCGTCGTCGACGGCGAGACGGTCGTCGACCGTGCCCGCTAG
- a CDS encoding prephenate dehydrogenase/arogenate dehydrogenase family protein, whose translation MNVLVVGAGAMGQWFARTVRTHADAAVAFTDLDQSAAEAAADAVGGRAVASDAAETFDVVCIAVPMPVAETAIHEFAPLATGAIVDVTGSMAGPVAAMQDAMPDGQRLSLHPLFAPENAPGNVAVVNDASGPDAAAVVDALAEAGNNCFETTATEHDEAMETVQASAHAAVLAFAMAAADVPDRFQTPISAGLFDLVEQVTGGDPRVYADIQDAFDGADAVADAARQIADADADTFERLYEQLS comes from the coding sequence ATGAACGTCCTCGTCGTTGGCGCCGGCGCGATGGGCCAGTGGTTCGCGCGCACGGTCCGGACCCACGCCGACGCGGCCGTCGCCTTCACCGACCTCGACCAGTCGGCCGCCGAAGCCGCTGCCGACGCGGTCGGCGGGCGCGCTGTCGCCAGCGACGCGGCCGAGACTTTCGACGTCGTCTGTATCGCGGTGCCGATGCCCGTCGCCGAGACGGCCATTCACGAGTTCGCGCCGCTGGCTACGGGTGCAATCGTCGATGTGACTGGGAGCATGGCCGGCCCCGTCGCAGCGATGCAGGACGCGATGCCTGACGGCCAGCGACTGAGTCTCCACCCGCTGTTCGCCCCCGAGAACGCGCCCGGCAACGTCGCCGTCGTCAACGACGCGTCAGGTCCCGATGCTGCTGCCGTCGTCGACGCACTCGCCGAGGCCGGCAACAACTGCTTCGAGACGACAGCGACGGAACACGACGAAGCCATGGAAACAGTCCAGGCCAGTGCCCACGCGGCCGTGCTCGCGTTCGCGATGGCCGCCGCCGACGTGCCCGACCGGTTTCAGACGCCGATTTCGGCTGGCCTGTTCGACCTCGTCGAGCAGGTCACCGGCGGCGACCCGCGGGTGTACGCCGACATCCAGGACGCCTTCGACGGCGCGGACGCGGTCGCCGACGCCGCCCGACAGATCGCCGATGCCGACGCGGACACCTTCGAACGGCTCTACGAGCAACTTTCATGA
- a CDS encoding fumarylacetoacetate hydrolase family protein — protein MKRVRFRDTAGNVRGGRWTVEDGDPVVTAAAGPYGRIAFGDESYDPDEVDILPPCEPTKVVCIGRNYADHAEEMDSDLPDRPMLFLKAPNAVASHGKHLTMPSGKERIDYEAELGVVIGEQCRNVSESGAMDVVAGYTCVNDISNRDDQRQEQNWVRGKAFDNACPIGPLVATPEHVPEDASIELRLNGETKQSSSREHLIFSIPELIAEITSYMTLEPGDVIATGTPEGVGPMEDGDEVEVEIEGIGTLKHSVKIP, from the coding sequence ATGAAGCGCGTTCGATTCCGTGATACCGCGGGGAACGTCCGGGGAGGCCGCTGGACCGTCGAGGACGGCGACCCCGTCGTCACCGCCGCCGCCGGACCGTACGGCCGTATCGCCTTTGGCGACGAGTCCTACGACCCCGACGAGGTAGACATCCTCCCGCCCTGTGAGCCGACGAAAGTCGTCTGTATCGGGCGCAACTACGCCGACCACGCCGAGGAGATGGACTCGGACCTCCCGGACAGGCCGATGCTGTTTCTCAAGGCTCCGAACGCCGTCGCGTCCCACGGCAAGCACCTCACGATGCCCTCGGGGAAAGAGCGCATCGACTACGAGGCCGAACTCGGCGTCGTCATCGGCGAGCAGTGCCGGAACGTCAGTGAATCGGGCGCGATGGACGTCGTCGCGGGCTACACCTGCGTCAACGATATCTCGAACCGCGACGACCAGCGACAGGAACAGAACTGGGTCCGCGGGAAGGCCTTCGACAACGCCTGTCCCATCGGCCCGCTTGTGGCCACGCCGGAACACGTCCCGGAGGACGCCAGCATTGAACTCCGACTGAACGGCGAGACGAAGCAGTCCTCCTCCCGCGAGCACCTCATCTTCTCAATCCCGGAACTGATCGCGGAGATAACGTCGTACATGACCCTAGAGCCCGGCGACGTCATCGCCACGGGGACGCCCGAAGGCGTCGGACCGATGGAGGACGGCGACGAAGTCGAAGTCGAAATCGAAGGTATCGGCACGCTCAAACACAGCGTCAAGATTCCGTAG
- a CDS encoding halocyanin domain-containing protein, with protein MSSGSSSEPAAETGTETATATETATATETATPESTPESLDDWLDDANGYDGETRRYGPQSRPTILIGQEMDDRLAFSPPAIEVPPMTHVRWDWTGHGGQQNVVALDGTFDSGRTNAQSGTMYHYFFEEPGEYRYVSEPHRDDGMKGAIIVKEPPSSGNATVDEWLAAASNFDGTIADRTDTDTATVTAGVEGNGGEFAFGPPALKVSTETTVRWDWTGDGGPHNIVSKGDGPLDSELVADEGSTYEHTFEETGTHLYSCKPHEGVGMRGAVVVE; from the coding sequence GTGTCCTCGGGGAGTAGCTCTGAGCCAGCGGCGGAAACCGGCACCGAGACCGCGACTGCAACCGAAACCGCTACAGCGACCGAAACTGCAACGCCTGAATCGACACCCGAGTCCCTCGACGACTGGCTCGACGACGCCAACGGCTACGACGGCGAGACCCGCAGATACGGACCGCAGTCCCGGCCAACGATCCTGATTGGTCAAGAGATGGACGATAGACTGGCGTTTAGCCCACCAGCCATCGAAGTTCCGCCGATGACGCACGTTCGGTGGGACTGGACGGGCCACGGCGGCCAGCAGAACGTTGTCGCGCTCGACGGCACCTTCGACAGCGGCCGGACGAACGCCCAGTCCGGGACGATGTATCACTACTTCTTCGAGGAGCCCGGCGAGTACCGCTACGTCTCCGAACCCCATCGCGACGATGGCATGAAAGGTGCGATTATTGTGAAAGAGCCACCGTCTTCAGGCAATGCAACTGTCGACGAGTGGCTCGCAGCCGCGAGTAACTTCGACGGCACCATTGCCGACCGCACCGACACAGACACTGCAACTGTTACGGCCGGTGTGGAAGGGAACGGTGGGGAGTTCGCGTTCGGCCCGCCTGCACTGAAGGTCTCGACTGAGACGACCGTCCGCTGGGACTGGACCGGCGACGGTGGCCCGCACAACATCGTCTCCAAAGGCGATGGCCCGCTCGATTCGGAACTCGTCGCCGACGAAGGGAGCACCTACGAGCATACGTTCGAGGAGACTGGAACGCATCTGTACTCCTGTAAACCACACGAGGGAGTGGGGATGAGAGGCGCAGTCGTCGTCGAATAA
- a CDS encoding winged helix-turn-helix domain-containing protein, whose amino-acid sequence MAHNDASETQALFDALADPDCRDILRVLDEPLPAKEVASVCDLPQTSTYRKLEQLSEAELVAEETEVRPDGHHATAYVRDCGGVFVGVDADGAFEIDVLPAEERPSERLALLWSRVSEEL is encoded by the coding sequence GTGGCACACAACGACGCGAGCGAGACACAGGCGCTGTTCGACGCCCTCGCCGACCCTGACTGTCGCGACATACTCAGGGTGCTCGACGAGCCGCTGCCAGCCAAGGAGGTCGCCTCGGTCTGTGATCTGCCCCAGACAAGCACCTACCGGAAGCTCGAACAGCTGAGCGAGGCCGAACTGGTCGCCGAGGAGACGGAGGTGCGCCCCGACGGCCATCACGCGACGGCGTACGTCCGGGACTGTGGCGGCGTGTTCGTTGGCGTCGATGCCGACGGCGCGTTCGAGATCGACGTTCTGCCGGCCGAGGAGCGGCCGAGCGAACGGCTCGCACTCCTGTGGTCGCGCGTCAGCGAGGAACTATGA